CGATGCTATTCGTAAGCTTGCTGAAATCGCATTTGACGTAAATCAAAATACTGACAATATAGGAGCACGAAGACTTCATACAATCTTAGAGCGACTTCTTGAAGAATTATCTTTTGAAGCACCTGATATTACGATGGAAAGCATTACGATAACACAACAATATGTTGAAGAAAAACTGAGCATGATAGCAAAAGATAAAGACTTAAGTCAATTTATATTATAACTAGGTGTTCTAACGGAGGATGAAAAGAACGGCTAAGAACAGAAATTCTACTAAGGTCTACTTAGTATTATCATTCTGTATCGGACTTTTTTCATACCCTCTGAAGTTGATGAATGCAAAGTACAGGAGGAAGAAAGAAATGAATTTGTTAGAAAAAACGAGAAAAATTAATGCTATGCTCCAAAGAGCTGCTGGAAAACCAGTAAATTTTAAAGAAATGTCTGATACTTTACGTGATGTAATTGAATGTAATATCTTCATTTTAAGCCGCCGTGGTAAACTACTTGGCTTTTCAATTAATCGATTAATAGAAAATGAGCGCATGAAGAAAATGCTAGAAGATCGCCAATTTCCAGAAGAGTACACTAATAACTTATTCAATATTACTGAAACATCTTCTAATTTAGACGTACAAAGTGAATACACAGCTTTCCCTGTAGAAAATAGAGAATTATTTAAATCTGGGCTTACAACGGTCGTACCAATTAATGGTGGGGGAGAACGTCTTGGAACATTGATTTTGGCCCGCGTTGAAGGAGAGTTCCATGATGATGATCTCATTCTTGCTGAGTACGGAGCAACTGTTGTAGGAATGGAGATTTTACGTGAGAAAGCTGAAGAAATTGAAGTAGAGGCGAGAAGTAAAGCTGTCGTACAAATGGCTATCAGCTCACTTTCTTATAGTGAATTAGAAGCGATTGAGCATATTTTTGAAGAATTAAATGGAAACGAAGGTCTATTAGTCGCTAGTAAAATCGCTGACAGAGTTGGTATTACCCGATCTGTTATCGTAAATGCATTGAGAAAGTTAGAAAGCGCTGGTGTAATAGAGTCTCGTTCACTAGGAATGAAAGGTACGTATATTAAGGTGTTAAATGATAAGTTTTTAGTAGAGCTAGAAAAGCTTAAATCTAATTAATCATCACACTTTATATTAAGAATAATTGCCCCCGCCTATATAGGGTGGGGGCTTTGCTATGTGATATAGCATTGATTTTAAGGCTCATTCACAAGGTACTAGCTTTCCTAATTAACCATCTAATACCTCGTATTAGATGGTTTTTTGAGTTTGAAAAACGTCTTATCGTAAGCATTGTTCGCGGATCGTTATGCTGCAATAATACGTTCAAGATCGACCATATATGACATATTCAGTTACATAAATGATAATAGGTGGAAATCAAGGGTAAATTTACCCATAAATTCTACATCCAAAAATAGTATATTCGACTTTTATCGCCTTTTTTATGGGGGTAATTTGTCGTTTTTTTAGATGTAGTGTATAGACATGCAACCTAAAGCTGTTATAATGAAATTATGATTTTTTGGTAATTTATCCTACTATTTCTAAGGTGTGTTTTACTAGTTAAATGACCACTTCATATATAATATGAAATGCAAAAATAAGTAATTTAAAAGAATAGAGGGGAAATATATGAAGCTATTTTCCGATACGATTAATACACTGCAAACTGGACTGAATTACTCGTCTCAAAAGGAAAAAGTGATAGCTAATAACATTGCTAACGTTGACACTCCAAATTATAAAGCTAAATCTGTAAGTTTTAAATCAGAATTAGCGAGTGCAGTAGATGAGGTTAGAGGTTATAAGACCAATGATCGACACTTTGATTTATCGTCTTCTACTTCACAGCATCCAATTTCTATTACGAGTCAAAGTGAGCAGATGTATAGTCATAATGGAAACAATGTCGATATAGACAAAGAAATGACAAATTTAGCAGAAAACCAAATTTACTTCTATGCATTATCGGACTTATTAAACGGGAAGTTCTCATCGTTAAAGTCAGTGATAAAAGGAGGAAGATAATAAATGTCGATTTTTCAGAGTATGAATACAACAGCCTCTGCTTTGACTGCACAACGCCTAAGAATGGACGTAGTTTCATCCAATATGGCAAATGTTGATACTACACGTGCTACTTTAGTTGATGGAGAATGGCAGCCTTATAGAAGAAAGATGGTCGTCACAGAAGAAAAGGGAGGAACGTTTTCATCATTTTTGAATCAAGCGATGAATGATAGTCATGTCGGTAATGGTGTGAAAGTGACTGAAATTATTGAGGATGAAGCACCTTTTAAATTAGCCTATAACCCAACCCACCCTGATGCAGATGAGCAAGGATATGTTCAACTTCCAAATGTTGATCCACTAAAGGAAGTTGTTGATTTAATGAGTGCTACAAGATCGTATGAAGCGAACGTAACAGTTTTGAATGCATCAAAAGGCATGTTAATGAAAGCATTAGAAATAGGGAAGTAGGTGAATAACTAATGATTAATCCAACTCAATTAGTCGGTCCAACTATCATTCAAGAACATAATAAGAACGTCACACCCGCACAAGCACAACAAAGCTTTGCTACAATGCTAAATGATGCAATAAATCAAGTGAATGAATCACAAGTAGCATCAGACAAAGCAATTGAAAGTCTCGTAAACGGTGAAGATGTTGATTTACATAATGTTATGATTACAGCTCAAAAAGCTAGCATTACATTGCAAACGACACTAGAAATCCGCAATAAAGCAGTTGAAGCCTATCAGGAAATTATGAGAATGCAAGTGTAATGTTCAACAGTCATGAATTCATAAGGCTCTTTTCGTAAACTTTGTTGCTATCGTTATAAAATTAGTAACAAAAAAGGTTTTACATTGTTAGTTATCGTTGTACATAAAATAAATGCCACGAATTCTTGTTATGTACGTGTTTAAATCTTAATACGAAACAGTCAATGCGAAAACAGCCATTCATAAAAACATAAATTCTTAACCGTTAAATCATTAAGATGGTAATAAGTATAATAATCACTAACGGTTATTTACTCAACCGAGAATTTGCCAAAATAACCGGGGGAATAAGATGAATGAATTAATTCAGAAATATAAAACAAACACTTTAAATTTTTGGAATGAACGATCAAAAACTCAAAAAGCAGGTATCATTGGGGCGTTTGCCCTAATGATTGTAATCATTTCAGTCATACTTCTCTTCGTTAATAATAAAAATTTTCAACCGCTTTATGTCGATTTAACACCACAAGAAACAGGACAAATTAAAGCTACCTTAGATTCCAGAGGTATTGCATCGGAAATTTCAAATAACGGTACAACAATTTATGTGCCTGCTGACATGGTTGATTCACTCTTAGTGGAATTAGCAGCAGAAGGAATTCCTGAAAGCGGGAGCTTTGACTATGCAGATTTTGGGAACGATTCTGGCTTAGGAACGACAGAAAATGAATTTAACATGTTGAAATTAGAAGCAACACAAACCGAATTGGCTAATTTAATTAAAGGTATTGATGGTGTACAGGATGCAACGGTAATGATCTATCTTCCTGAACCGGCTTTATTCGTAAATTCAGTTGATGAAGAAGCTACAGCATCAATTGTTTTGCAAACAAAGGACGGGTATAAATTTGAAGATAACAATATTAAAGCACTTTATCATTTAGTGTCAAAAAGCATACCAAACCTTCCTACTGATAATATCGTCATTATGAATCAACATTTTCAGTATTTTGACTTAAATAATGAAAATAATTATTCTGCTGGCTCAATAATTGCGAATCAATTGGAAATTAAACGTGATGTTGAAAGAGGGATTCAGCGTCAAGTTCAGCAAATGCTCGGCATGATGATGGGGCAGGATAAGGTAGTCGTTTCGGTTACGACTGACCTTGATTTTACACAAGAAAATCGCCAAGAAAATTTAGTTACTGCGACAGATCCAGAAAATAATGAAGGTATTGCGATTAGTGCTAAACGTATTACAGAAACGTTTACAGGCAGTGGAGCTCAAGCGGGTGGTATCCCTGGAACAGGTGAAAATGAAGTAACGAATTATCCTGGTGTTGATGGTGAAACGTCTGGCGATTATGAACGGATCGAAGAAACGATCAATAACGAAGTAAACCGAATTACTAAAGAAATAGTGGAGAGTCCATATAAGGTACGTGACCTTAGTATTCAAGTGATGGTAGAGCCACCTGTAGCAGATGATCGTAATTCTCTACCAGTGCAGCAAGAAGAGGATATTAAACAAATTCTAAGTACTATCGTCCGTACGACCATCAATCAAGAGAACGACGTCGAGGAACTTACAGAAGAGGAATTGCAGCAAAAAGTCGTTGTTTCTGTTGCTCCATTTAATGGGAAGACAGTTTTTGAAGAGGAAGTAAAACCATCAGTACCGACATGGGTATATATTGTTGGCGGACTATTATTATTAACAATCATCATTCTGATCATCCTGTTAGTGAGAAAACGATCGAAGGCAGCTGTTGAAGATATTGATCTAGAAGAGCAGCCACCAATTTCACTTCCTGATGTAAATAATGAACAAGAAACAGAAACACTCGTGCGTAAAAAGCAACTAGAAAAAATGGCACAAGATAAACCAGAAGATTTCGCAAAATTGCTAAGATCATGGTTATCTGATGATTAGGAGGAAAAAAGATGGCTATTAAGGATGGTAAGGTAAAATTAACCGGCAAACAAAAGGCGGCCATTCTCTTAATTTCTCTTGGGCCAGACGTCTCTGCTTCGATTTACAAACATTTATCTGAAGAAGAAATTGAGAGACTAACATTAGAGATTTCTAATGTTAAAAAAGTAGATTCAAAATCAAAGGAAGATATTATGGAAGAGTTCCACAATATCGCTCTTGCGCAAGATTATATCGCACAAGGGGGTATTGGATATGCCAAAACTGTCTTAGAAAAGGCTCTAGGTAGTGAGCAGGCAGCTGTCATAATTAATCGTTTAACATCTTCCTTACAAGTAAAACCTTTTGATTTTGCGAGGAAAGCAGACCCAAGTCAAATTTTAAACTTTATCCAAAATGAACACCCACAAACGATTGCGTTAGTTTTGTCTTATTTAGAACCTACACAAGCTGGTCAAATATTATCAGAACTTCCACAAAAATTACAGGCGGATATAGCAAAAAGAATCGCTTTAATGGAAGGGACCTCACCGGAGATTATTAATGAGGTTGAGCAAATATTGGAGAAGAATCTGTCAACAACTGTGACACAAGATTATTCTCAGACGGGTGGAATCGAATCTGTTGTTGAAGTCTTAAACGGTGTTGACAGAAGTACAGAAAGAACGATTCTCGATTCGTTGGAAGTACAAGACCCTGAGCTTGCTGAAGAAATTAAGAAGAGAATGTTTGTATTTGAGGATATTGTTACACTTGATAATCGTGCTATTCAAAGAGTTATACGTGATGTTCAAAATGAGGATCTTATTCTTGCCTTGAAAGTATCGAGTGAGGAAGTTACAGAAATCGTCTTCAAAAACATGTCGAAACGAATGGTTGACAACTTTAAAGAAGAGATGGAAATTATGGGTCCAGTCCGCTTACGGGATGTAGAGGAAGCGCAATCACGCATCGTAGCTACGATTCGTCGCTTAGAGGACACTGGTGAGATTGTCGTTGCCCGTGGTGGAGGAGATGATATTATTGTCTAAAGTCATTAAGGCACCATTTGCGAACGTCTCTCCTATTGACAAAAAGGTTATAGGGTTGCAATCATTTTCTCACCCTGAGCTTACTGAACATCAAAGTAATAATGATGAAGATTGGAAACAAATATCACAACAAATGCTTGCAGCAGCAGAGCAAGAAGCGATGCAAATGAAAAAGCAGGCTGACATGTATGTGAACCAAATAACTGAAGCTATTGAAGCTGATAAAACAGCTTGGGAAAGTGAAAAGCAGCAGCTTATCGCTGCTGCAAAGACTGATGGTTATAGCGTAGGGCTGCAATCTGGTAAACAAGACGGCTACGCTCAATATACGAAAGTGATCGATGAAGCACAAGCTATCGTTAACATGACTAAGCGAGACTATCATGAGAAATTGGACTCAACTGAGGAAACAACTCTCAAACTAGGAATGCTAGTAGCTGAGCGTATCCTCGGCCAACATC
This Cytobacillus sp. IB215665 DNA region includes the following protein-coding sequences:
- the flgC gene encoding flagellar basal body rod protein FlgC, whose product is MSIFQSMNTTASALTAQRLRMDVVSSNMANVDTTRATLVDGEWQPYRRKMVVTEEKGGTFSSFLNQAMNDSHVGNGVKVTEIIEDEAPFKLAYNPTHPDADEQGYVQLPNVDPLKEVVDLMSATRSYEANVTVLNASKGMLMKALEIGK
- the fliH gene encoding flagellar assembly protein FliH, which translates into the protein MSKVIKAPFANVSPIDKKVIGLQSFSHPELTEHQSNNDEDWKQISQQMLAAAEQEAMQMKKQADMYVNQITEAIEADKTAWESEKQQLIAAAKTDGYSVGLQSGKQDGYAQYTKVIDEAQAIVNMTKRDYHEKLDSTEETTLKLGMLVAERILGQHLEENKEHYVQIVKRALKEVKEHSDIKIYVHPSYYELVANNMKELLDIVNHNTDIYVYPDEERNETSCIIESSFGKIDASIDSQLKEIKTKLFDLLVEE
- the fliG gene encoding flagellar motor switch protein FliG — translated: MAIKDGKVKLTGKQKAAILLISLGPDVSASIYKHLSEEEIERLTLEISNVKKVDSKSKEDIMEEFHNIALAQDYIAQGGIGYAKTVLEKALGSEQAAVIINRLTSSLQVKPFDFARKADPSQILNFIQNEHPQTIALVLSYLEPTQAGQILSELPQKLQADIAKRIALMEGTSPEIINEVEQILEKNLSTTVTQDYSQTGGIESVVEVLNGVDRSTERTILDSLEVQDPELAEEIKKRMFVFEDIVTLDNRAIQRVIRDVQNEDLILALKVSSEEVTEIVFKNMSKRMVDNFKEEMEIMGPVRLRDVEEAQSRIVATIRRLEDTGEIVVARGGGDDIIV
- the flgB gene encoding flagellar basal body rod protein FlgB, whose translation is MKLFSDTINTLQTGLNYSSQKEKVIANNIANVDTPNYKAKSVSFKSELASAVDEVRGYKTNDRHFDLSSSTSQHPISITSQSEQMYSHNGNNVDIDKEMTNLAENQIYFYALSDLLNGKFSSLKSVIKGGR
- the codY gene encoding GTP-sensing pleiotropic transcriptional regulator CodY; amino-acid sequence: MNLLEKTRKINAMLQRAAGKPVNFKEMSDTLRDVIECNIFILSRRGKLLGFSINRLIENERMKKMLEDRQFPEEYTNNLFNITETSSNLDVQSEYTAFPVENRELFKSGLTTVVPINGGGERLGTLILARVEGEFHDDDLILAEYGATVVGMEILREKAEEIEVEARSKAVVQMAISSLSYSELEAIEHIFEELNGNEGLLVASKIADRVGITRSVIVNALRKLESAGVIESRSLGMKGTYIKVLNDKFLVELEKLKSN
- the fliE gene encoding flagellar hook-basal body complex protein FliE — translated: MINPTQLVGPTIIQEHNKNVTPAQAQQSFATMLNDAINQVNESQVASDKAIESLVNGEDVDLHNVMITAQKASITLQTTLEIRNKAVEAYQEIMRMQV
- the fliF gene encoding flagellar basal-body MS-ring/collar protein FliF, with translation MNELIQKYKTNTLNFWNERSKTQKAGIIGAFALMIVIISVILLFVNNKNFQPLYVDLTPQETGQIKATLDSRGIASEISNNGTTIYVPADMVDSLLVELAAEGIPESGSFDYADFGNDSGLGTTENEFNMLKLEATQTELANLIKGIDGVQDATVMIYLPEPALFVNSVDEEATASIVLQTKDGYKFEDNNIKALYHLVSKSIPNLPTDNIVIMNQHFQYFDLNNENNYSAGSIIANQLEIKRDVERGIQRQVQQMLGMMMGQDKVVVSVTTDLDFTQENRQENLVTATDPENNEGIAISAKRITETFTGSGAQAGGIPGTGENEVTNYPGVDGETSGDYERIEETINNEVNRITKEIVESPYKVRDLSIQVMVEPPVADDRNSLPVQQEEDIKQILSTIVRTTINQENDVEELTEEELQQKVVVSVAPFNGKTVFEEEVKPSVPTWVYIVGGLLLLTIIILIILLVRKRSKAAVEDIDLEEQPPISLPDVNNEQETETLVRKKQLEKMAQDKPEDFAKLLRSWLSDD